From a single Paenibacillus sp. FSL R5-0345 genomic region:
- a CDS encoding cupin domain-containing protein — protein MAKIFNENTVSFKQKLSPIPEFAWHTSERLAEVANSKHLVFDIRSLDPDKYSFPYHFHRNAEEIFVILAGKAMLRTPEGFTEVSEGDVIFFEMGPEGAHQLYNHTEAPCRYLDLRTNQGIDVCEYPDSGKINILPYQEIYQADEQADYYKGEEQVREKWNGMEDRS, from the coding sequence ATGGCGAAGATTTTTAATGAAAATACAGTTTCTTTTAAACAAAAGTTATCTCCGATCCCTGAGTTTGCTTGGCATACAAGTGAGAGGCTAGCTGAGGTTGCTAATTCTAAACATCTTGTTTTCGACATTAGATCGCTAGATCCAGATAAATATTCCTTTCCTTATCATTTTCATAGAAATGCTGAAGAGATATTTGTGATCTTAGCAGGAAAAGCAATGTTAAGAACTCCAGAGGGTTTTACTGAGGTTAGTGAAGGCGATGTGATTTTTTTTGAAATGGGACCGGAAGGTGCGCATCAACTTTATAATCATACGGAAGCACCCTGCAGGTATCTTGATCTTCGAACAAATCAGGGCATAGATGTTTGCGAATATCCTGACTCAGGTAAAATTAACATTCTCCCATATCAAGAGATCTATCAAGCGGATGAGCAGGCGGACTATTATAAAGGTGAAGAACAGGTCCGAGAGAAATGGAACGGAATGGAGGATCGCTCTTGA